From a single Rutidosis leptorrhynchoides isolate AG116_Rl617_1_P2 chromosome 5, CSIRO_AGI_Rlap_v1, whole genome shotgun sequence genomic region:
- the LOC139848392 gene encoding mitochondrial import inner membrane translocase subunit TIM50-like, whose translation MSIVTRSRRILSIVLKNKKNPRLYSSVSVNGPKEPVISSSLLVDEAKSLTPPPGGPTDAGAGKQPLSYLMSALTAAIFGGVATAGYVTYAYTLEEVDEMTKSLRASAKASGGDEFSSFNKFQSMLKSSTVTVPAKLAEVYLDMRAAIEEHVKGFTEPSSELLLPDLHPQEQHVFTLVLDLNETLLYSDWKRDRGWRTFKRPGVDDFLEHLAQFYEIIVYSDQQPMYVDPIVERLDAKHCIRYRLSRSATKYQDGKHYRDLSKLNRDPSRVLYISGNALESCLQKENCVPLKPWKCEADDTTLVDLIPFLEYVARNRPADIRPVLASYQGRDIGKEFIERSIDYQRRMQEQRQHGRLWRY comes from the exons ATGTCAATAGTTACTCGATCCAGACGAATTTTGTCTATTGTTCTAAAGAACAAAAAGAATCCTCGCTTGTATTCGAGTGTCTCTGTGAATGGTCCTAAAGAACCAGTCATCTCTTCATCGTTACTTGTTGACGAAGCTAAATCTTTAACACCGCCTCCGGGGGGCCCCACAGATGCAGGAGCTGGTAAACAGCCATTGAGTTATCTTATGTCCGCCTTAACTGCAGCAATATTTGGAGGTGTTGCTACTGCTGGATATGTGACCTATG CATACACTTTAGAAGAAGTTGATGAGATGACAAAATCTTTGCGTGCGTCAGCAAAAGCTTCTGGAGGCGATGAATTTTCTTCCTTTAAT AAATTTCAATCTATGCTAAAATCAAGTACAGTAACAG TTCCTGCTAAGTTAGCTGAGGTTTATTTGGACATGCGTGCAGCTATAGAAGAACATGTCAAA GGTTTCACTGAACCCTCATCAGAGTTGCTTCTACCAGATTTACACCCACAAGAGCAGCACGTGTTCACATTGGTTTTGGACCTTAATGAAACTCTACTTTATTCTGATTGGAAG CGTGATCGAGGTTGGAGAACTTTTAAACGACCTGGAGTTGATGACTTTTTGGAGCATCTAGCTCAGTTTTATGAAATCATAGTGTATTCTGATCAGCAACCCATG TATGTTGATCCTATTGTTGAACGATTGGATGCAAAGCACTGCATAAGGTATAGGCTATCAAGATCTGCAACTAAATATCAAGATGGGAAGCACTATAGA GATTTGTCAAAGCTTAATAGAGATCCTTCAAGAGTTTTGTATATAAGTGGTAATGCTCTCGAAAGTTGCCTTCAGAAAGAGAATTGCGTACCACTAAAACCATGGAAATGTGAAGCTGATGACACAACACTTGTTGATCTTATACCGTTTCTTGAAT ATGTTGCACGTAATAGGCCGGCTGATATTCGACCTGTACTAGCTTCATATCAGGGACGCGACATTGGCAAAGAATTCATTGAACGGTCTATAGATTATCAGAG GAGAATGCAGGAACAGAGACAACATGGTCGTTTGTGGCGATACTGA